In the Aggregatilinea lenta genome, TACGCTGGACAGCAGCACCGGCACGGCGCGCTCCGGGGCGCGCTGCTTGGCGAGGAACACATGCGCGATGGCGGCTTCGTCGATGGCCGACGCGAGGCCGTACACGGTGTCGGTCGGCAGCACGACCAGCCCGCCGGTCCGCAGCACGTCGCCCGCGCGTCCCACCGCATCCTGCGCATTAATGGGAATCGTTCGTGCCATCGCTCAGCCCTTTCGTTCGAGGCTGACGACCCGGTCATGCCCCGCATAATCAAGGTGCAGGCGCGCCGTCGCGCCGGGGAAAACGGCCTCGGCCAGCGCCATCACAGCGCGGCCCTGCCCCGCGCCGATCTCCAGCAGCAGCAATCCCGCCGGGGCCAGCACGTCGGGCGCTTGCGCCAGCAGCCGCCGGATCACGTCCAAACCGTCCGGCCCGCCGTCGAGCGCCAGACGCGGCTCGTGCTGCGCGACGACCAACGCACTCAGGTCGCCGGAGGGGATGTAGGGCAAATTGGCCGCGATGAGATCCGCACGCACGCCGCTCGCCAGCACCGGGGCCAGCAGATCGCCGTGCATGACGGTTATACGCGCCGCGAGGCCGTAGGCGTCCGCGTTTTGCCGCGCGACGGCCACCGCCTCGGCGGAAACGTCCACCGCCCAGATGCGCGCGTCCGGCAGGTGCGCCGCCAGCGTCACGGCGATCGCGCCGCTGCCCGTGCCCACGTCCACGACACGCAGATCCGCGCGTCCGCGCGCCCAGTCCAGCGCTGCCTCGACGAGGTGCTCCGTCTCCGGGCGGGGAATGAGCACGTCGGGCGTCACGGCGAGGTCGCGGTCGTAAAACGCGCGGCGGCCCAACAGGTAGGCGACCGGCATGCCCGCCGCGCGCTGCCGGATCAGCGCGCCAAACACGGCGGCCTGGTCGGGCAGGAGCGGCTGGTCGGGATGCGCGATCAGGATGGCGCGCTCCACGCCGAGCACGTGCGCCAGCAGCAGCGCGGCATCCAGCGGCTCGGCGTCAGCATCGGCCAGCCGGGCGCGCGCCCAGGCCAGCGCCTGCTCCACGCGCTCTAGCGAGATCATGTCATGCTCCTGATCAGAGCCAGCCCGCACAGAACGGGGCCGCTCCGGTGAGGCGAGGTCGCCCCTGCCTGCCTTGTGGGCGCACTAGATGACGGTTTGCAACCGCTCCGATTCCTCGCGCGTCGCCAGCTCGTCGACGAACTCGTCCAGGCCGCCGTCGATAACCGCCGGAAGGTTATAAATCGTCATGCCGGTGCGGTGATCGGTGACCCGGTTTTGCGGGTAATTGTAGGTGCGGATCTTCTCGCTGCGCTCGCCGGTACCCACCTGGCTGCGGCGGTCGGCGTCCTGCTCGCTGCGAATGCGTTCCTGCTCCATATCGTAGAGCTTGGCGCGCAGCACGCTCATCGCGCGCTGCTTGTTCTGAAGCTGGCTGCGTTCGTCCTGGCACGCCACGACGATCCCGGTCGGCAGGTGGGTGATGCGGATCGCCGTCTCATTCTTCTGGACGTTCTGACCGCCCGCGCCACCGGAGCGGAACGTGTCGATGCGCAGGTCGTTAATGTTGATGTCCACCTCGACGTCGTCCATTTCGGCCAGCACGGCCACGGTGGCCGTCGAGGTATGGATGCGGCCCTGACTCTCGGTGACGGGCACGCGCTGGACGCGGTGCACGCCGCTTTCGTACTTCAGGCGCGAGTACGCGCCCTTCCCCTTGACGGAGAATACGATTTCCTTATAGCCGCCCACGCCGGTATCGCTGGCGTCGAGCACTTCCACCTTCCAGCGCTTGTTTTCGGCGTAGCGAGCGTACATGCGGAACAGGTTCGCCGCGAAGATCCCGGCCTCGTCGCCGCCCGTCCCGGCGCGGATCTCGACGATCACGTTTTTGTCGTCGCGCGGGTCGCGGGGGAGCAGCAGGCGCAGCAAATTGGCTTCCATGTCGGGGATGCGTGCCTCGATCTGCGCGGCTTCCTCGTGCGCCAGCTCGGCCATATCGGGATCGTCAAGCAGAGCTTGAGCCTGTTCCAACTCCTCGCGTGCCTGCCGGTACTCGAGCGCAGCGCGCACAATGTCTTCCAGCTCGGCGCGCTCCTGCGCGTACTCCGCGACCTTCTCATAGTCGGCCACGTTTGCGGGATCGGAGATCAGGCGTTCGAGTTCCTCATAATGCGCGATGATGCCCGCCAGTTTATCTAGCATAGGGTGTACCTCACACAAAAAACCCCAGGGGGTGATGATGCCGCCGATTATACCACACAGGGAGGCGGACACTGAAGGCGGAGGGCAAAACGCAGTGGTCAGGTTCCCGGCGATAGGCACACTATGCGTTCGTCAGGATGAGCTGCGAACAGATCGGCCAGCGGTAGATCCTGCATATCCAAGTTCGCGTCGATCACTGTGGCGCTTTGAAGCTGTCTATCGGCCACGATGAGGTAGTCGTTATAACGGCTGTTGTAGAATACCTGGCCCACTTCTGAAGCGATCTGTCTGACGGCGGCTTCATTTTTGGTTGTGAGCGCGATCAGCGCACGTACCGGATAGGATAAACCGACCAGAGTCGGTTGTGCTTTGCCGAGGCCGTAAACACTGTTTGAGAAAAACGCCTGGGACACAGCCGTTGGCGTCAATCCACCATCAAGCGCGTCCTGCCATACCAAAAAGATCGGCACTTCGCTGCTGGCAGTATCCCGCCACTCATAGATGACCGTTCTCTCGTCGCTCCAGGTGGTAAAAAGAGGCGTCACATGGTACAGCTCGGCGCTGTTCAGGATCACCGCCTCTGAACCGGCAGACGCATCAAGAACTTGAATCGACGCTGTACAAACGGAATCGCGGCAGGCGTCCTTCGTGGCGTAAGCAAGCATGACTCCATCGGGCGACCATGATAAGCCATCTGCAAACGGGATCGGAGTGAGTTGGGCCGAAGGCTGAGAATAGTCGAGGATGTAGCCATATGAGGCGTTTTGAAAAGAATAACAATGCCCGACGGGCTTGATCGTGAACGCGAATTTATCCTGGCCCGGATTCGGCAGCACCGTGTCGATCAGAATACGCGGCCCGCAGCCCGTCCACTCGCCGGCGGCGCGGTGGTGATAGTCCACGTCTAGCAGCGTGGAGCGCGACCCGGTGGCGGTATCGATCAAGGCAAATTCATAAAATCCGTAACAGTCGTCTCCCGGCAGCGTGTCACACGCCATATGAACGATCTCAGCGAGCAGCCAGCCAGGACTGACAAGCCACACGCCTGCAATGGCCTGAGTCATTATTACTACATCGTCAGCCGTTTTTCCTTGAAAGATCCCTTGCCCAACATCTGCATTGAACGCGGCCAGCTCGTGTTCGGACAAGGATTCCCGGAGCGTTATCGAGTCATAGTAGTTTAGAGTCAGCACTTCACGGATTTCGTCACGGGGTAGATCGACTTCCCAAATGGTCGTCATCGTAGCGATGTTCCACGTCACCGCATAAAAGGTATCCGGCGCAAAACGCTGCGCGATGGACGGTGCGATGTCGAAATGACCGGATACAGAGGCGGCAACCAGCAGGACGAACAAAAATCGCCGGAGAAAACGAGCCGGTATGAGCCTCGCCCTTGTCACGATACGCATACGCCTCCCGGCACGGAAACAGCGCAGGGGCAGTTCGTGAACCAAGACTCCACCAAACATGGTTTGGCGGGGTGGCAACTGCCCCTACGGGAAAACCGACTGACCCTGGCAGCTCTACGCCGCGCCCGGCGCGGGCTGCGCACCGTTGTGGATGCCCGCCATCAGCAGGCCGAGCTGCTCGCGCGTGGCTTGCTCGGCGGGGACCGTGTCGATGATCTGACCCTTGTACATGACCGCGATGCGGTCCGACAGCGCCATGATCTCGTCCAGCTCCGCTGAGACCAGCAGGACCGCTGCGCCCGCGTCGCGCTGCTCGATGATCTGCTGGTGGATGAACTCGATCGAGCCGACGTCGATACCGCGCGTCGGCTGCGCTGCGATCAGCAGGCGGGGCCTGCGGCTGAACTCGCGGGCGACGATCAGCTTCTGCTGGTTGCCGCCGGAAAGGTTACCGCCGTCCGTCTCTGGCGAGGGCGTGCGGATGTCGAAGCGCTCGATCAGGTCTACCGCGTGCTGGCGGATCGCGGTCGCGTTGCGCAGCAGGCCGCCTTCCGGTTCGGTGGGCTGGCCCTCACGCCCCAGCGCGCGCCAGATGGCCCGCCGGATCGACCTGTTCAGCGCGCGGAACAGGCCGCGCACCGCGCCAACGCCCAACACCCACAGCGCGATCACGTGCGCGATCGCGCCGAAGGCCACTTCGCTGAGGATCAGCAGCAGCACGCCGATGATGAACGGCCACTGCAGCGCGGCGGACTGTTCGCCGCCCATGCCCGTGCTCACGTCGATCACGCGCAGCGCCTCCGGTACGTCGTACAGGTCGAGCAGCGCCGTCCACAGCGTGTTGTCCCAGAAGCGCACGGCCAGCACGGTCAGCACGGCCACGATCGCGCCGAACAGCAGCGCGTAGCTCAGCAGCGCCACCGGCAGCTCGACCGCATCCGGCTCCTGGGCATAGGGCCGGTTGTAGTAGTCGTTGAGCACGAGGTTATCCGCCACGGAATAGTCTTTGACCAGCCCGTGCCGCAGCCGGTCTTCGGGGACATGACTGGTGCCGATGTCCTTGATGCGCCGCGCCGTGATGCGCTCGCGGCGGATGACGCGCAGGCCGAGCATCTCGTCGAACCAATTGCTATGCTGCGGATCGCGCAGGGCCAGCACGAACGAGATCAGCGCCGGGACCACAGCCAGCACGCGCAGCACCAGCAGGATCAGGTAGCGCGCGGCGAGGGGTAGGGTGCCCGGCTTATGATCGTCCTGCGTGGCGATCTCCAGGCTGAAGAACGACATGCCAATCGTCTTGGAGGCGACCTTCCAACTACCCAAGAAGTACAGCGCGTCCACCACTGCCGCGCCGATCAGCACAGTCACCACTTTGGTGACGGTCGACGCGCGGTCGAACGTGCCCTCACCGAAGTAGAAGACGAAATAGTCCACGAAGTAGGCCAGCAGTGACACGATCGCCATGTCGATGACGAACGCCGCCGCGCGCGGCCAGATGCCGCCGGTCGGCTGCACGTCCGGCTGAAGCTCAACGCCCAGCAGGTTCACCGTGCCGCCGGTCGCATCGCGCAGGCCGGTCAGCACCTCGACCAGCTCGGTCTGGCCGTTGCCCTGCACGCCCGCGATGCCCAGTACCTCCCCGGCGCACACGTCGAAGCTCACGCCGTCCAGGGCGACCACGCCCCGATCGTTCATGGCTCCCAGATCCTCGACTTCCAGCACCGGCTCGCCCGGCGTGGCGGCGTCCTTCGCGACTTCCAGGATCACCTCGCGGCCCACCATCATCTCGGCCAGTGAGGATTCGGTTGCTTCGTCGGGCGTGGTCGTGCCGACCACCTGCCCGCCACGCATGACGACGATGTTCGTCGCCACTTCGAAGACTTCCTTGAGCTTGTGCGTGATGAAGATGATCGACACGCCTTGCGCCGCCAGCTCGCGCATGATCTTGAACAGCTCGCGGCCTTCCTGGGGTGTCAGCACGGCGGTCGGCTCGTCCAGGATCAGGATGTCCGCCTGCCGGTAGAGCGCCTTGACGATCTCCACGCGCTGCTGCGTGCCGACCGCCAGCTTTTCGACCACGGCGTCGGGATCGACTTCCAGGCCATAGCGCTGCGACAGGTCGCGCACACGCTGCGCGGCGGTGCGTTCGTTGCGGACCTGCGTCAGATTGTGCAGCGTGTTCAGCAGCACGTCTACCACGCTGTCGAAGGTCGACGCCGTGGTGACCGTCATCTCGTTCAGCGCGGCGCGGCGGCGCGTCAGCCGCCACAGGACGACGCTCAAGCCCACCGCCACCAGCGCAGTCAGGATCACCTGCAGCGCGGCATCCACCTCGCCCAGGTCGGACCAGGCCACTGCCACGTAGCCGATGGCGAGCAGCGCCAGCGCGCCCAGCTCGATCTGCGAGATAGGTCGCGGGGTGGCATGTACGCCGCGCCACGAATTGATGCTGTGCGCGCCGAACAGGAACAGCAGCAGCGCCAGACTCAGCGCCTCCGCGATGGGCGGCGCGTCGTCGATGGCGTCCAGCAGGCTACCGGGCACGCCCTGGTCGCGGTATTCCGCCGCAGCCGCCTGGGCCGCATCCAGCAGGCCGTCCATGCCC is a window encoding:
- the prmC gene encoding peptide chain release factor N(5)-glutamine methyltransferase — translated: MISLERVEQALAWARARLADADAEPLDAALLLAHVLGVERAILIAHPDQPLLPDQAAVFGALIRQRAAGMPVAYLLGRRAFYDRDLAVTPDVLIPRPETEHLVEAALDWARGRADLRVVDVGTGSGAIAVTLAAHLPDARIWAVDVSAEAVAVARQNADAYGLAARITVMHGDLLAPVLASGVRADLIAANLPYIPSGDLSALVVAQHEPRLALDGGPDGLDVIRRLLAQAPDVLAPAGLLLLEIGAGQGRAVMALAEAVFPGATARLHLDYAGHDRVVSLERKG
- the prfA gene encoding peptide chain release factor 1 → MLDKLAGIIAHYEELERLISDPANVADYEKVAEYAQERAELEDIVRAALEYRQAREELEQAQALLDDPDMAELAHEEAAQIEARIPDMEANLLRLLLPRDPRDDKNVIVEIRAGTGGDEAGIFAANLFRMYARYAENKRWKVEVLDASDTGVGGYKEIVFSVKGKGAYSRLKYESGVHRVQRVPVTESQGRIHTSTATVAVLAEMDDVEVDININDLRIDTFRSGGAGGQNVQKNETAIRITHLPTGIVVACQDERSQLQNKQRAMSVLRAKLYDMEQERIRSEQDADRRSQVGTGERSEKIRTYNYPQNRVTDHRTGMTIYNLPAVIDGGLDEFVDELATREESERLQTVI
- a CDS encoding ATP-binding cassette domain-containing protein, with the translated sequence MTMEEREVVLEAEDIVKQFPGVRANDNVNLTLRRGEILALLGENGAGKSTLMNVIYGLYRPDSGSIRVKGREMRFASPREAIHSGIGMVHQHFQLIPVMTVAENVVLGEEADVAYQGEEGSALHAVIEWLPSILIFLFAAIVGLAISGMGFDGILPTFETPEYALGGLVLGVVLALSVVHPKLARILWGIGWRVGLAFAGLWIAMQVGRVARVALIDVALRQEIEVVSEEEQVVDGQTVTVEVVTHERIEFDWRRAARDADDADTGMDGLLDAAQAAAAEYRDQGVPGSLLDAIDDAPPIAEALSLALLLFLFGAHSINSWRGVHATPRPISQIELGALALLAIGYVAVAWSDLGEVDAALQVILTALVAVGLSVVLWRLTRRRAALNEMTVTTASTFDSVVDVLLNTLHNLTQVRNERTAAQRVRDLSQRYGLEVDPDAVVEKLAVGTQQRVEIVKALYRQADILILDEPTAVLTPQEGRELFKIMRELAAQGVSIIFITHKLKEVFEVATNIVVMRGGQVVGTTTPDEATESSLAEMMVGREVILEVAKDAATPGEPVLEVEDLGAMNDRGVVALDGVSFDVCAGEVLGIAGVQGNGQTELVEVLTGLRDATGGTVNLLGVELQPDVQPTGGIWPRAAAFVIDMAIVSLLAYFVDYFVFYFGEGTFDRASTVTKVVTVLIGAAVVDALYFLGSWKVASKTIGMSFFSLEIATQDDHKPGTLPLAARYLILLVLRVLAVVPALISFVLALRDPQHSNWFDEMLGLRVIRRERITARRIKDIGTSHVPEDRLRHGLVKDYSVADNLVLNDYYNRPYAQEPDAVELPVALLSYALLFGAIVAVLTVLAVRFWDNTLWTALLDLYDVPEALRVIDVSTGMGGEQSAALQWPFIIGVLLLILSEVAFGAIAHVIALWVLGVGAVRGLFRALNRSIRRAIWRALGREGQPTEPEGGLLRNATAIRQHAVDLIERFDIRTPSPETDGGNLSGGNQQKLIVAREFSRRPRLLIAAQPTRGIDVGSIEFIHQQIIEQRDAGAAVLLVSAELDEIMALSDRIAVMYKGQIIDTVPAEQATREQLGLLMAGIHNGAQPAPGAA